Proteins encoded in a region of the Mycolicibacterium neoaurum genome:
- a CDS encoding acyl-ACP desaturase: MAEKPVANALTLELEPVVAENLSRHLATEEPWYGHDYVPFDQGENFAFLGGKDWDPSDVTLPKPVTDACEILLITKDNLAGYHRELVEHFILEDKWGRWLGRWTAEEHLHAVALRNYLVVTREVDPTANEDVRVEHVMKGYRADRLTQIETLAFMAFFERSHAVFTRNVEAQTPEPVLRGLLGRIAADEERHTVFFANLVGYLLDGDKRAETIAAIASQAAALDVVGGDIDAYGDKRAVVAEAGIFDEAAKQAVVAELIGSWGLSEVPELREFTGA, encoded by the coding sequence ATGGCTGAGAAACCCGTTGCGAATGCGCTGACCCTCGAACTCGAGCCGGTCGTGGCGGAGAACCTGTCGCGGCACCTCGCGACCGAGGAGCCCTGGTATGGGCACGATTACGTGCCGTTCGACCAGGGTGAGAACTTTGCCTTCCTCGGTGGCAAGGATTGGGACCCGTCGGATGTGACGCTGCCCAAGCCGGTCACCGACGCCTGCGAGATCCTGCTGATCACCAAGGACAACCTGGCCGGCTATCACCGCGAGCTCGTCGAGCACTTCATCCTCGAGGACAAGTGGGGACGCTGGTTGGGCCGCTGGACCGCCGAGGAGCACCTGCACGCCGTCGCGCTGCGCAACTATCTGGTGGTCACCCGTGAGGTGGACCCCACCGCCAACGAGGACGTCCGCGTCGAGCACGTCATGAAGGGCTACCGCGCCGACCGTCTCACCCAGATCGAGACGCTGGCGTTCATGGCGTTCTTCGAGCGCTCGCATGCGGTGTTCACCCGCAACGTCGAGGCCCAGACCCCCGAGCCGGTCCTGCGCGGGCTGCTCGGCCGGATCGCCGCCGACGAGGAACGCCACACCGTGTTCTTCGCCAACCTGGTCGGGTACCTGCTGGACGGGGACAAGCGGGCCGAGACCATCGCCGCCATCGCCTCACAGGCCGCGGCCCTCGACGTCGTCGGCGGGGATATCGACGCCTACGGTGACAAGCGGGCGGTGGTCGCTGAAGCGGGCATCTTCGACGAGGCCGCCAAACAAGCGGTGGTTGCCGAGCTGATCGGCTCGTGGGGGCTGTCCGAGGTGCCGGAGTTACGAGAGTTCACCGGCGCGTAA
- a CDS encoding glycine hydroxymethyltransferase — translation MTADSSIAAPGTDYAANASEAYRAALKVIESVEPRIAEATRQELADQRDSLKLIASENYASPAVLLTMGTWFSDKYAEGTIGHRFYAACQNVDTVEALAAEHARELFGAPYAYAQPHSGIDANLVAFWAILATRVEAPGLAELGAKHVNDLSEADWETLRAKLGNQRLLGMSLDTGGHLTHGFRPNISGKMFHQRSYGTDAQTGLIDYDAVRAAAKEFKPLILVAGYSAYPRRVNFAKMREIADEVGATLMVDMAHFAGLVAGKVFTGDEDPVPHAHVTTTTTHKSLRGPRGGLVLATEEYAPAVDKGCPMVLGGPLSHVMAAKAVALAEARQPAFRDYAQAVADNAQSLAEGFTSRGARLVTGGTDNHLVLLDVTSFGLTGRQAESALLDAGVVTNRNAIPADPNGAWYTSGIRFGTPALTTRGFGAAEFDKVAELVVEVLSNTQPEGTSKAKYATADGVAARVHAASSEMLAANPLYPGLTLS, via the coding sequence ATGACTGCTGACTCGTCGATCGCCGCCCCCGGCACTGATTACGCCGCCAACGCCAGCGAGGCGTACCGCGCCGCGTTGAAGGTCATCGAATCGGTCGAACCGCGGATCGCCGAGGCCACCCGTCAGGAACTCGCCGACCAGCGTGATTCGCTCAAGCTGATCGCCAGCGAGAACTACGCCTCACCCGCGGTGTTGCTGACCATGGGGACCTGGTTCTCCGACAAGTACGCCGAGGGCACCATCGGTCACCGGTTCTACGCGGCGTGCCAGAACGTCGACACCGTCGAGGCGCTGGCCGCCGAGCACGCCCGCGAGCTGTTCGGCGCCCCGTACGCCTACGCCCAGCCGCACTCCGGGATCGATGCCAACCTGGTCGCGTTCTGGGCCATCCTGGCCACCCGCGTCGAGGCGCCGGGCCTGGCCGAACTGGGCGCCAAGCACGTCAACGACCTGTCCGAGGCGGACTGGGAGACGCTGCGGGCCAAGCTGGGCAACCAGCGGTTGCTCGGCATGTCGCTGGACACCGGCGGCCACCTGACCCACGGATTCCGGCCGAACATCTCCGGCAAGATGTTCCACCAGCGCAGCTACGGCACCGACGCGCAGACCGGCCTGATCGACTACGACGCCGTCCGCGCCGCAGCCAAGGAGTTCAAGCCGCTGATCCTGGTGGCCGGCTACTCGGCCTACCCGCGCCGGGTGAACTTCGCCAAGATGCGCGAGATCGCCGACGAGGTCGGTGCCACCCTGATGGTCGACATGGCGCATTTCGCCGGTCTGGTCGCAGGCAAGGTCTTCACCGGTGACGAGGATCCGGTGCCGCATGCCCACGTCACGACCACGACGACGCACAAGTCGCTGCGCGGTCCGCGCGGCGGTCTGGTGTTGGCCACCGAGGAGTACGCACCGGCCGTCGACAAGGGCTGCCCGATGGTGCTCGGCGGACCGCTCTCGCATGTGATGGCCGCCAAGGCCGTTGCGCTGGCCGAGGCCCGCCAGCCCGCGTTCCGTGATTACGCGCAGGCCGTCGCCGACAATGCCCAGTCACTGGCCGAGGGATTCACCTCCCGCGGCGCCCGGCTGGTCACCGGTGGTACCGACAACCACCTGGTCCTGCTCGATGTCACCTCGTTCGGGCTGACCGGCAGGCAGGCCGAGTCGGCGCTGCTGGATGCCGGTGTGGTCACCAACCGCAACGCCATCCCCGCCGACCCGAACGGGGCCTGGTACACCAGCGGCATCCGGTTCGGCACCCCGGCGTTGACCACCCGTGGTTTCGGGGCGGCCGAGTTCGACAAGGTCGCCGAGCTGGTGGTCGAGGTGCTGTCCAACACCCAACCCGAGGGCACCTCCAAGGCGAAGTACGCCACCGCCGACGGTGTCGCCGCCCGTGTGCACGCCGCCTCGTCGGAGATGCTGGCGGCGAACCCGCTGTACCCGGGTCTGACGCTGTCGTAG
- a CDS encoding DUF885 domain-containing protein: MNASTLIDEYLLLGLRFDRVEEGYVDSFTGDPALRRKVADEPAPDPADLARTAARLLAEVPAAEGLDAQRRAYLSAHLKALACAGRKFAGEDVGFVEEVREYFDVDIVKGDQDRYRDAHRRLDEALGGSGPLAQRLQSYRQAEEIPPNRLEECIHAFSSALRDTVRATFPLPDTETVTYEVVTDKPWSGFNYYLGDYTSTVAVNADLKQQMSNLPRLVAHESYPGHHTEHCRKEAGLVAGQNQQEQTIFLVNTPQCLMAEGLADLALYAVQGPHWGAWATEIYADLGLRFDGERSAAVSEAAAALADVRQDAALMLHDEHRDVDDVVAYLSQWLLVSDERARQMLRFLSSPLWRAYTSTYVEGYRLLRAWLDDRPAEVSLTERFTTLLDEPLIPSSLR, from the coding sequence ATGAACGCCAGCACCCTCATCGATGAATATCTGTTGCTCGGGCTGCGCTTCGACCGGGTCGAGGAGGGTTACGTCGACTCGTTCACCGGCGACCCCGCATTGCGCCGCAAGGTCGCCGACGAGCCGGCACCCGATCCCGCCGACCTGGCCAGGACTGCCGCGCGGCTGCTTGCCGAGGTGCCCGCGGCCGAGGGACTCGATGCACAGCGGCGCGCCTATCTGTCGGCCCACCTGAAGGCACTGGCCTGCGCGGGCCGCAAGTTCGCCGGTGAGGATGTCGGGTTCGTCGAGGAGGTCCGCGAGTACTTCGACGTCGACATCGTCAAGGGCGACCAAGACCGCTACCGCGACGCGCACCGCCGTCTCGACGAGGCACTCGGCGGCAGCGGACCACTGGCGCAGCGACTGCAGTCCTACCGACAGGCCGAGGAGATCCCGCCGAACCGGCTGGAGGAGTGCATCCACGCGTTCTCCTCGGCGCTGCGCGACACGGTGCGCGCCACCTTTCCGCTGCCCGACACCGAGACCGTCACCTACGAGGTCGTCACCGACAAACCGTGGTCCGGGTTCAACTACTACCTCGGCGACTACACCTCGACGGTGGCGGTCAACGCCGACCTCAAACAGCAGATGTCCAATCTGCCGCGACTGGTGGCCCACGAGTCCTACCCCGGGCATCACACCGAGCACTGCCGCAAGGAAGCCGGGCTGGTGGCCGGGCAGAACCAGCAGGAACAGACCATCTTCCTGGTCAACACCCCGCAGTGCCTGATGGCCGAGGGGTTGGCCGACCTGGCGCTCTATGCCGTGCAGGGACCGCACTGGGGCGCCTGGGCGACCGAGATCTACGCCGATCTGGGGTTGCGGTTCGACGGCGAGCGGTCGGCGGCGGTGTCCGAGGCGGCCGCGGCGCTGGCCGATGTCCGTCAGGACGCCGCGCTGATGCTGCACGACGAGCACCGCGACGTCGACGATGTGGTCGCCTACCTGAGCCAGTGGTTGTTGGTGTCCGACGAGCGGGCCCGGCAGATGCTGCGGTTCCTGTCGTCGCCGCTGTGGCGGGCCTACACCAGCACCTATGTGGAGGGTTACCGGCTGTTGCGCGCCTGGCTGGACGACCGGCCCGCCGAGGTGTCGTTGACCGAGCGCTTCACCACACTGCTCGACGAGCCGCTGATCCCGTCCAGCCTGCGGTAA
- the coaA gene encoding type I pantothenate kinase → MSRPSEPSPYVEFNRTQWRSLRMSTPLALTEAELVGLRGLGEQIDLAEVEDVYLPLARLIHLQVAAHQRLFAATAEFLGEQNPHRPVPFVIGVAGSVAVGKSTTARVLQALLARWEHHPRVDLVTTDGFLYSNAELTRRNLMHRKGFPESYDRRALMRFVTAVKSGADLACAPVYSHLIYDIVPGDKQRIRQPDILILEGLNVLQTGPALMVSDLFDFSLYVDARIEDIEKWYISRFLSMRAGAFSNPASHFHHYATLTDEQAVFAARDIWHSINRPNLIDNILPTRPRATLVLRKDSDHSINRLRLRKL, encoded by the coding sequence ATGTCGCGGCCCAGCGAGCCGAGCCCGTATGTGGAGTTCAACCGAACCCAGTGGCGTTCGTTGCGCATGTCGACCCCACTGGCGTTGACCGAGGCCGAGCTGGTCGGCCTGCGCGGTCTCGGTGAGCAGATCGACCTGGCCGAGGTCGAAGACGTCTATCTGCCGCTGGCCCGGTTGATCCATCTCCAGGTGGCCGCCCACCAACGGTTGTTCGCCGCCACCGCCGAGTTCCTCGGCGAACAGAACCCGCACCGCCCGGTGCCCTTCGTCATCGGGGTGGCCGGCAGCGTGGCGGTCGGCAAGTCGACCACCGCGCGCGTGCTGCAGGCCCTGCTGGCCCGCTGGGAGCACCACCCTCGCGTCGACCTGGTGACCACCGACGGATTCCTCTACTCCAACGCCGAGCTGACCCGACGGAACCTCATGCACCGCAAGGGGTTTCCGGAGAGTTACGACCGCCGGGCGTTGATGCGGTTCGTGACCGCGGTCAAGTCCGGTGCCGACCTGGCCTGCGCGCCGGTGTACTCGCACCTGATCTACGACATCGTCCCCGGGGACAAACAGCGCATCCGCCAGCCAGACATCCTCATCCTGGAGGGACTCAACGTCCTGCAGACCGGGCCAGCGCTGATGGTGTCGGACCTGTTCGATTTCTCGCTGTACGTCGATGCCCGCATCGAGGACATCGAGAAGTGGTACATCTCCCGATTCCTGTCTATGCGGGCCGGCGCGTTCTCCAACCCGGCGTCGCACTTTCACCATTACGCCACGCTGACCGATGAGCAGGCGGTGTTCGCCGCCCGCGACATCTGGCATTCGATCAACCGCCCGAACCTGATCGACAACATCCTGCCCACTCGCCCCCGCGCGACACTGGTGCTGCGCAAGGATTCCGATCACTCCATCAACCGGTTGCGTCTGCGCAAGCTGTAG